One stretch of Natronobacterium texcoconense DNA includes these proteins:
- a CDS encoding NADP-dependent oxidoreductase: MAQTRQWRLASRPVGEPTHDNFELVTVDRPEPGPNEILVKTLYQSVDPYMRGRMRDAESYAEPWDVGDPMQASVVGEVLESNSAAFDEGDIVTGELLWAEHAVADAGDLQEVNPDHGPISTALGVLGMPGVTAYWGLNDVCEPMPGDTVVVSAAAGAVGSVVGQLAKLSGARVVGTAGSEAKVDWLTDDLGFDAAINYRETDDLSGAIDDACPDGVDCYFDNVGGPITDAVWPRLNVDARVAVCGQIALYNATDVPTGPRKLAKLIESRATVEGFLVSDYQQRWGQALKRLSRFVQNGDVQYREHVVEGFENAPDAFLGLFEGDNIGKQLVKVAEYEA; this comes from the coding sequence ATGGCTCAGACACGCCAGTGGCGACTCGCCAGCCGTCCCGTCGGCGAACCGACCCATGACAACTTCGAACTCGTGACCGTCGATCGACCCGAGCCCGGCCCGAACGAGATACTCGTGAAGACGCTCTACCAGTCGGTCGACCCCTACATGCGCGGTCGGATGCGCGACGCCGAATCCTACGCCGAACCGTGGGACGTCGGCGACCCGATGCAAGCCAGCGTCGTCGGCGAAGTACTCGAGTCTAACAGCGCGGCGTTCGACGAGGGCGATATCGTCACCGGCGAACTCCTGTGGGCCGAACACGCCGTCGCCGACGCCGGCGACCTCCAGGAAGTGAACCCCGACCACGGCCCGATTTCGACGGCGCTTGGCGTCCTCGGAATGCCCGGCGTGACGGCCTACTGGGGGCTGAACGACGTCTGTGAGCCGATGCCTGGCGACACGGTCGTCGTCTCCGCCGCGGCCGGTGCGGTCGGCTCCGTGGTCGGCCAACTCGCTAAACTCTCGGGCGCACGCGTCGTCGGCACCGCCGGCAGCGAGGCGAAAGTCGACTGGCTCACCGACGACCTCGGCTTCGACGCGGCGATCAACTACAGGGAGACCGACGACCTCTCCGGTGCGATCGACGACGCCTGTCCCGACGGCGTCGACTGCTACTTCGACAACGTCGGCGGCCCGATCACGGACGCCGTCTGGCCGCGGCTGAACGTCGACGCCCGCGTCGCCGTCTGCGGCCAGATCGCACTCTACAACGCGACCGACGTCCCGACCGGCCCCCGAAAACTCGCGAAACTCATCGAATCCCGCGCGACCGTCGAGGGGTTCCTCGTCAGCGACTACCAGCAGCGGTGGGGTCAGGCGCTAAAGCGCCTCTCGAGGTTCGTTCAGAACGGTGACGTCCAGTACCGCGAACACGTCGTCGAGGGCTTCGAGAACGCCCCCGACGCGTTCCTGGGACTCTTCGAAGGCGACAACATCGGCAAACAACTCGTAAAGGTGGCCGAGTACGAGGCGTAA
- a CDS encoding carbonic anhydrase → MGTTRKFLEELLAGNQRHVESLPDDYFAEVQTSQHPETVAICCSDSRVPQEHMWGFDHPGVVFTPSNIGNQVWDEDDGERIVDGGVLYPIHHTDTDAAAVVGHTGCGAVTAAYRVATGGELPGPQGVDKWVEMLVPVIEEALESDLIDRSVADERVIDQLVEYNVDYQAGFLRESEDVPDDVDVYGFVYDFQGVYGNEYGRAYLVNVNGETDSERIGELIPDEFATATESLLY, encoded by the coding sequence ATGGGAACGACTCGCAAGTTCCTCGAGGAGCTACTTGCCGGCAACCAGCGCCACGTCGAGTCCCTCCCCGACGATTACTTCGCCGAGGTTCAGACGAGCCAGCATCCGGAGACGGTCGCGATCTGTTGCTCCGACTCGCGAGTCCCACAGGAACACATGTGGGGGTTCGATCATCCGGGAGTGGTCTTCACGCCGAGTAATATCGGTAACCAGGTCTGGGACGAGGACGACGGCGAGCGGATCGTCGACGGCGGGGTGCTGTATCCGATTCACCACACCGACACCGACGCCGCAGCCGTCGTCGGTCACACGGGCTGTGGGGCCGTCACCGCGGCCTATCGGGTCGCGACCGGCGGAGAGCTACCCGGCCCGCAGGGTGTCGACAAGTGGGTCGAGATGCTCGTTCCCGTCATCGAAGAGGCCCTCGAGAGCGACCTGATCGACCGCAGCGTGGCCGACGAGCGGGTGATCGACCAGCTCGTCGAGTACAACGTCGACTACCAGGCGGGGTTCCTCCGCGAATCAGAGGACGTCCCGGACGACGTCGACGTCTACGGCTTCGTCTACGACTTTCAGGGAGTGTACGGCAACGAGTACGGGCGGGCGTACCTGGTCAACGTCAACGGCGAGACCGACTCCGAGCGGATCGGCGAGTTGATTCCCGACGAGTTCGCGACGGCGACCGAGAGCCTGCTGTACTGA